A part of Candidatus Poribacteria bacterium genomic DNA contains:
- the rbsC gene encoding ribose ABC transporter permease (functions to transport ribose at high affinity; forms a complex with RbsA2C2B) encodes MVVALVVIWVAFAAMTDGVFLSGRNLANLTRQASVTAILAVGMVLVIVSGNIDLSVGSLSGFLGACMAILHASWGVPATVALAMAVCLGAIIGALHGVLIAYQRVPAFIVTLGGLMVYRGGMLAVTQGETIPLPIGSWMRAIGSGSVPDAAWGLPVPLLCVAVVAGAFLFVSSLTRFGRHVYATGGNAEAAHLSGVNTRGVAFLVFVLMGALSGIAGSVLTARVGSASPEAGRLLELDAIAACVIGGTSLMGGRGGIPGALLGALVMESLNNGMSLANMGVFWQDMVRGGVLVLAVWFDIRVRQRGA; translated from the coding sequence ATGGTCGTCGCGCTGGTGGTGATCTGGGTCGCCTTCGCCGCGATGACAGATGGGGTCTTCCTTTCGGGGCGGAACCTGGCGAACCTGACGCGCCAGGCATCGGTGACGGCGATTCTTGCGGTTGGCATGGTGCTGGTCATCGTGAGCGGGAACATCGACCTGTCGGTGGGATCGCTGTCGGGGTTCCTGGGAGCGTGCATGGCGATCCTCCACGCCTCGTGGGGCGTACCGGCGACAGTCGCCTTGGCGATGGCGGTGTGCCTGGGAGCGATCATCGGGGCACTGCACGGCGTTCTGATCGCGTACCAGCGGGTTCCTGCGTTCATCGTGACGCTCGGCGGGTTGATGGTCTATCGAGGCGGCATGCTCGCCGTGACGCAGGGCGAGACGATCCCTCTGCCGATCGGCTCGTGGATGCGAGCCATCGGGAGCGGCAGCGTTCCGGATGCCGCGTGGGGCTTGCCGGTTCCGCTGCTGTGTGTGGCGGTCGTTGCGGGAGCCTTCCTGTTCGTATCGTCGCTGACGCGGTTCGGCAGGCACGTCTACGCGACGGGAGGGAACGCCGAAGCCGCGCATCTATCCGGCGTCAACACGCGAGGCGTCGCGTTCCTCGTCTTCGTCCTGATGGGCGCGCTGTCGGGGATCGCCGGAAGCGTGCTCACGGCGCGTGTCGGGAGCGCGAGCCCGGAGGCGGGCAGGCTGTTGGAGCTGGACGCCATCGCGGCGTGCGTCATCGGCGGCACGAGCCTGATGGGAGGCAGGGGCGGCATTCCCGGAGCGCTGCTGGGCGCTCTCGTGATGGAGAGCCTGAACAACGGAATGAGTCTGGCGAACATGGGTGTCTTTTGGCAGGATATGGTGCGCGGCGGGGTGCTGGTTCTGGCGGTGTGGTTCGATATTCGGGTTCGGCAGAGGGGGGCATGA
- a CDS encoding Ldh family oxidoreductase, with translation MAVSGARTLSEGALRGFARAIFEASGVPRDEAEIVTEVLVRANLSGHDSHGVIRIPQYCGSIRAGVYVPGAALDVVHSTPTTRIYDAHWGLGQVAMTRALDESMRLARDVRLFSFGIRQCNHIGRLGHYAEVAAANGFVSIVTVNSTGMGAAVAPYGGREGRLGTNPFCMAFPTGRDPILVDMTSSIVAEGKIRVKRNRGEKLPDGWILDRQGNPSNDPADFYGPPRGAILPFGGEVAHKGFALSILVELLSGTLTGAGNVGEREGQIGNGVFCLLMDVEAFRPLGDFESAATRLAEYVRSCPPAEGFQRVIMPGEPEAETRRRRSASGIEIDATTWSQLADEAARYGCETP, from the coding sequence ATGGCAGTGAGCGGCGCTCGCACGTTGAGCGAGGGCGCGCTTCGGGGCTTCGCGCGCGCGATCTTCGAGGCGTCCGGCGTGCCTCGTGACGAGGCGGAGATCGTCACCGAGGTGCTCGTCCGCGCGAACCTGTCGGGTCACGACTCTCACGGCGTCATCCGAATCCCGCAATACTGCGGGTCGATTCGCGCCGGCGTCTACGTGCCCGGAGCCGCGCTCGACGTGGTTCACTCGACGCCGACGACGCGCATCTACGACGCGCACTGGGGGCTGGGGCAGGTCGCCATGACGCGGGCGCTGGACGAGAGCATGCGCCTCGCGCGGGATGTCAGACTCTTCTCGTTCGGCATCCGGCAGTGCAACCACATCGGTCGGCTGGGGCACTACGCCGAAGTCGCGGCGGCGAACGGGTTCGTATCGATCGTCACGGTGAACAGCACGGGCATGGGAGCCGCCGTCGCGCCGTACGGCGGTCGGGAAGGACGCCTGGGAACCAACCCGTTCTGCATGGCGTTCCCGACGGGCCGCGACCCGATCCTCGTCGATATGACGTCGAGCATCGTCGCCGAAGGAAAGATACGCGTGAAGAGGAACCGGGGCGAAAAGCTCCCGGACGGCTGGATTCTGGACCGGCAGGGGAACCCTAGCAACGATCCGGCGGACTTCTACGGACCGCCGCGCGGAGCCATTCTGCCGTTCGGCGGGGAGGTCGCGCACAAGGGGTTCGCGCTCAGCATCCTCGTCGAACTGCTCAGCGGGACGCTCACAGGCGCCGGGAACGTCGGCGAACGCGAGGGACAGATCGGCAATGGGGTTTTCTGCCTGCTGATGGATGTCGAGGCGTTCCGTCCGCTTGGCGACTTCGAGTCGGCTGCAACACGGCTCGCTGAGTACGTCCGAAGCTGCCCGCCGGCAGAAGGGTTCCAACGGGTCATCATGCCGGGGGAACCCGAGGCGGAGACACGGCGGCGTCGGAGTGCGTCGGGGATCGAGATCGACGCGACGACGTGGTCGCAGTTGGCGGACGAAGCGGCGCGATACGGCTGCGAGACGCCCTGA
- a CDS encoding efflux RND transporter periplasmic adaptor subunit yields the protein MKGMRRASGSNRSELVRKKLGLVLRIVILLAVVAGLGWGATRFMGCSRKGVAQTSRFRIEQARVGSFVVRVQESGTLEAPLSVDIKSNVEGECVELAVKEGDHVEQGQLLLRIDDE from the coding sequence ATGAAAGGTATGCGACGTGCCTCGGGCTCGAACAGGAGCGAGTTAGTGCGCAAGAAACTGGGATTGGTGTTACGGATCGTCATCCTCCTCGCCGTTGTGGCTGGGCTGGGCTGGGGCGCGACCCGCTTCATGGGGTGCAGCCGTAAGGGTGTCGCCCAGACGTCGCGCTTCCGCATCGAGCAAGCCCGAGTGGGATCTTTCGTCGTCCGTGTTCAGGAATCCGGGACGCTGGAAGCCCCCCTTTCGGTGGACATCAAGTCGAACGTCGAAGGTGAATGCGTCGAGCTCGCGGTGAAGGAAGGCGACCACGTCGAACAAGGGCAGTTGCTCTTGCGCATCGACGATGAGTAG